The Mangrovibacterium diazotrophicum DNA window GAACAACTGAATAACAACACAGCATAAAAATCAAACAAAAAGCTATATTTAAGGCCATTAATCGCCAAGTCGAGATCAAAGCGAAACCAGCAAACATTAACTATTCAAATCGAAGACTGACATAATGAAAAAACAAGATGGTTTTCCAGGACAACAAAGTTATGTTATTCCGGAGCGAATTGTCGACCAGCTAAAAATATCACCTTTATGTAATGACATCTACCTCACTGATATTGGTTATTACCCCGAAGCACGCCACCATTTCAGGGAAAGGCCGACCGGAAGTGACCAAACCATTTTGATTTACAATGTGGAAGGAACCGGGAACATCATCGTTGGAAACCAGAAAATGCAACTTCCTGCCGATCATTTCTTCATCATCCCCGAAGGAGTGCCCCACGCCTACTCTGCCGATGCCAACAATCCCTGGTCTATTTACTGGATTCATTTTGCCGGACCGAAAGCCAGGCATTTGGGGAAGCCAGGGCTCCAGGCAATACCCGTACCACGAAGCAGCAACTCGCGAACGAGCGAACGCCTTGAGCTTTTCAACGAGCTTTTTTACATTCTCGAGCGCGGTCACAGTTTTGAAAACCTGGAATATATCAGCCAGTCGCTTCCCCGCCTGATTGCTTCTTTCACTTACCTCACCCAATTTCGGTCAATCAACGAACAGTTCAGTAAAGATCCGGTAAGTCAAAGCATCAACTTCATGCTCGAAAATATCAACCGAAAATTTAAGTTGGATGAACTGGCCTCCGCCGTAAAGCTGTCAGCATCTCACTACTCACGTTTGTTTTTATACCGGACCGGACACTCACCCATAGACTATTTTATCCAATTGAAAATTCAACGAGCCTGCCGCCTGCTGGACTCTGATGACCGATCAATAGCAGACATTGCCCGCGATATCGGCTTTGACGATCAATTCTATTTCTCCCGCCAATTTAAAAAGGTGATGGGACTGTCTCCCCGGGAATATCGAAAACGGTAGCAACTGAATACCGAAGAACAAAATTATGCTTGCACATTGACGTATGAAGACAAACAGGAAACAATCCCTTCCATACGCGTATAACCTTTTAGAGATCTGAAAACATCGTCTTTCCGTTTGAAGCTTTCATGGAGACGAATCAGGCATCTGGAATCCTTATCAAGCAGAAAACAGAATCACGTTTATAAAAAGGTATTCAAATAAAATTTAATGTCATGAAAAACACAGATACAACTCTACTGACCGTAGAAGCCGTCGCCGACAAACTAAGCCTGACCAATAAGACTGTCCGCAAACACATCCGATCCGGCAAAATCCCGGCGCAAAAACATGGAAAGCGTTGGTACATTTCAACAAGTGATTTTTACAGAATATTTGCCGAATACATGACCACTTAAATAATAGCGGCTGTTGTTCAGACAATTTACCCCAGAGACAAATTAGTCAATTGGGAATATTCTGCAACTGTTGATCAGAAAAGTACTGGTTGCGAAGACTTTTCCAACCAATCTCTGATCTCTCCTGTTTGTCCAACCTGAAAATACCTTTCTGCCCAAATACCTGAATTTAGTCAGCTTTCGATTTGCCATTCCAAAATAATATTTGGTAAATTACGGCATAATACAACAAAGATGGATGTACTTGGAATAGACTTTGGCGGCTCCGGCATTAAAGGAGCAATTGTAGACAGTACCACAGGCGAACTGCGTACTGAAAGACACAGGATTGAAACACCACAGCCTGCAAAGCCCGATGCGGTTTTGGAGGTTATTAATGAGATCATCAGCCATTTCAATTGGAAAGGAAAAGTGGGCATCGGCATCCCGGGGGTAGTTAAAAACGGCGTTGTGCTTACCGCTGCCAATATTCACAAAGAATGGGTAGGCTACCCGATCAACAAAGTATTCTCGGAGCAAACAGGTTGCGAGGTTGTCGGTATTAACGACGCCGATGCTGCCGGAATCGCAGAGATTCATTTTGGAGCCGGAAGCGATGAAAAAGGCATGGTATTTTTATTGACCGTTGGCACCGGAATTGGTACGGTTATTTTCATCAATAAGCAACTGGTGCCAAACCTGGAATTGGGCCATTTGGAATTTAAAAGTAAAACCATCGAGACTTACACGGCCGATTCGGTGCGGAAGGAAAAAGAACTTACGTGGCCCGAGTGGGGCAAACGCTTCAACAAATCACTTGCCTATTACGAAAAGATGTTCAACCCGAACCTGTTTATCGTGGGAGGCGGTGTCAGCAAAAAGATGGATAAGTTCGAAGAGGAAATTACCATCGAAACACCTGTTGTTCCGGCGCAAATGGAAAACAATGCGGGCATCATCGGCGCAGCAGTTCATTTAGCGCATCTTTAAACCAGAATTTCGCAAAATATTTTGAAGGGACAGGAGCACCGAACTATCAAAGGTGTGACGTTCATTTTCAATCCAACAGAGGGAAATTTCCTCTGGAAATGTATTATTTATGCAATTTCCATTTCCACCAAAGCTTTGCCTCACCGGTGCTGAATCCATTGGCCCGAACCAAACAGGAATTGGTTTCACTGATCTCGTCAAACGATTCGTCCAACGAAACAAAACCCATATTCCGGTCTTTGATGTCGCAAAGAATATTCCCAACCATAGGTACTGCGCGTTTGGCAATCACCAGCCAAGGGACACTGGTTCCTAAGGCATCCGTTACAATTTCGAAGGCATCACCGCCTAATGTCGACTGTAAATCAGTTAAAGCTTCTCCAAGATGGCGCAGTTCCTTTCGACTTTGAAACAAGTACAAGCGAGTCTTAATCCTGTTATCTGCAGGTAACGGTCGCTCGAGTACAAATAGACCATCGGCTCCGGGACCACCCTCCGGCTCAAATGAAATCACATTATCCTGATTGGGTTTTAATCGAATATAAGGATCGGGGAAAGAGCTGACCAGCATTTTATCGTTATCGTCCGGATGTTCGGTAACCATGACAAAATAGAGTTGCCAGCGACGACGTTTTTTTGAAAGAGCCAGCTTCGTGAATTCAAGAGTTAAGGTTGACATTTAGGGTGTTTTTATAAGTGATTCTTTTCAAACGATATTTTTTGTAAAATAGTATTGCTCCCGGGATAAATGACGACCCTATAAAACAAAAGAGCCGCCACGGATTACTCCGGGCAGCTCTACCGAAACTTTATAATTATAAAGCAGAAATGGGTCCTTGTTAAATCTTATCTTCCGATAAGAAGACGACATCCAACACGTCGGCATTTTTCAGAAATTTCTTCGCTGCCTTGGCGATATCTTTAGTGGTCACATTTTCGATGATGGTTTCGTAGTACGCCGGATCCAGCTTATTCTCGCTGGTGGCATAGTACGTTTGAAGAACGGACATCCAGTAACCATTATTTTCAACCTGCTGTTCCAGGTTCTTCTTCATGTTCAAAACAACTTTATCCAAATCGGCTTGTTGAACATTCTTCTGAACGACCTTCAGTTCCTTATAAACCAATTCTTTTAAATAGTCTGCTTTAGTTGGATCGCAATCAAACTGAATACTCAATCCGTATTTCACATCCGGAATGCGCGTAAAGCTCGGTTTTACCGATACGCCGTAGGTACCACCTTCCTTTTCGCGAATATTTTCGGTGTAACGCAAATTCAGGATTGAACCTAATATACTTTGATACACCACCGCTTCTCTCGAGTAGTCGTAATCATTTCTGAATTTCAACACAACGGTTGCCTTCGGATCAGGCATTGGAAGCTCAATTCGATACTCGTGCTTGCCTGTCGGATAGTAATCTCCGGTATCCACCCACTTCTCCGTTTTTCCGGTTGAACGGATTGAACCAAGATACTGCTCCACCAATGGCTTTAATTCCTCTTCCGATACATCGCCAACAATGAAGAATGTGAAGTCGCCGGCGTTGTCAAAACGCTCCTGGTAGATTTCCTTCATCCGATCAAAATTGATCTGGTCGAGGTACTCTTTGCTAAACTTCAACGATCTCGGGTTGCCGTTACTCAAGATTGAACTTAGTGTGTCGCGCATGATCGACTTCGCGGTTTTCACCTCATTTTCCGCATTCCGGTAATTAATTTCCATCAGACGGTCGAAGTTATCCTTGTCGAAACGTGGCTCTTCGAAACGCATGTACACCAACTGCAACATGGTCTCCAGGTCGGCAACCTTCGTGCTTCCCGAAATTGACTCGGAATAGCTACCGATGTCGAAACCGCAGGATGCTGTTTTGCCCGTAGTTACTTTTTTGAATTGAATCGGATCGAACTCACCAATTCCGAAGCCACTAACAAAATCAGCAGCTGCATTGAATGACGGAATATCTTCCACTCCGTATAACGAACGACCGCCACTACTTTGTCCGCTCAACACCACCGCTTCTTTCACGTAGTCGTCGAACTTGTACACCACTTTCGCACCATTCGACAAGGTCCATTCGGTTGCATCAAATTCTTCGATTTTCTTTTCCGAGACGATTTCTCCGGCTTCCGGCAGGCTGCTCAACAGCTCGGTCGATACCGGCGCATTGTCGATGTAGGGCGCTAAATCGCTGCTTTGAACCCTGGCAATAATTGCCTCAATTTCCTTCGGCGAAATAAACACCGTACCTGGTTCGCGTTCCGGACCGGTGATCACATAAGAGCGATTCACGTCCGTTAAATATTTTTTTGCAACAGCCGAAACTTCTTCCGCCGTAATTCCCGGGATAATTTCTTTGGCGAACTGGTATTTAAACTCCGCGTCGGGAATTGACACCTGCTCCAGATAGGCTGTTTTGATCGCCTTGCAATAAGCTTCAGCACCAATTAAATCGCGCTTTTGGTAGCTGTTTTCCACACTCACCAACATGTTTGTTTTCAAACGTTCGAGCTCCGTATCGGTAAAACCGAAGCGAAGCACCCGCTCCAACTCGGTATAAACGGCTTCGAAAGCAGCTTGCTCTTTACCCGGCTCGCAACTCGCAAACACATCGAAGGTTCCGTAACCACGCTCCAGGCTACCCAAACCAACGCTTCCGCGCTTGAATGGCTGTGTCGATTCCTGTACCAGTTCTTTAATGCGGGAACTCAGCAGCGAATTGAAAAAACTATTGAGATAGTTCTCGCGCAAATCCGCGAAGCTATTATTGTTCCGTTTCTTGTAACGAATTTTTAGATCGACACTCACATTTTTATAGTCCGGATCCATCACCTGCACATACATGGGTTCATTGTTATCCGGAATGGCAACTACCGTCCGCGCCATCGGATTTTCAATGGCCGGAATGGCCGAAAACAGTTCCTTTACTTTTGCCTCGATGGTATCCACATCAATGTCTCCCACAATCGCTACCGCTTGCAAATCGGTGCGGTACCAGTTGTGGTAAAACGAGCGCAATTCTTTCGGGTCGAAATTTTTAATCACATCCAACTCGCCAATCGCATCGCGCTCAGCATAAATGGTATTGTTGAAGATGATTGGTGCTGTTTTGGCCTGCACGCGGAATGAAGCATTTCTGCGGGTACGCCATTCTTCGGAAATCACGCCACGTTCGGCATCAATCTCCGCTTCGTCCAGCGAGAGTTCGTCGCACCAGTCGCGCAAAATCAGCAAACACGAATCCACCAAACCTTCGTTCGCTGTCGGTACACGGCTCATGTTATAAACTGTTTCGTTGCGGGTGGTGTAAGCATTCACATCGCGGCCGAATTTCACACCATTTTTCTCGAGCATGTCCAGCATTGATTTTCCGGGAAATGTGGTTGTCCCGTTAAAAGCCATGTGTTCGAGGAAGTGAGCCAAACCATCCTGCTCATCAGTTTCGAGTGATGCACCCACGTTCTGGTAGATGTAGAAACTGGCCGCCCCTTTCGGATTCTCGTTATGCTTGATGTAGTAGGTCAAGCCATTTGGCAAAACGCCTTTTCGAATCGAGGAATCAAACGGAACTTCCTGCGACAAATCGGTAAACTGTTGCCCGAACGACAACGTGCCAATGAGAACAACTCCCATCAGCAAAAGAAATAGTTTTCTCATAGCTGATTCAATTTTCGGCTGAAAATTATTTTGATATTTATATTCTTGAAATGTTGAATTTGCGGGTTGCTGGAAGAAAAAAAGTATGTCTCACCTCAGAACCCGCAATTGAAGAAAAAGAGCGCCCGAGCCAATCTTCCAACTAAAAACTGCCCGATGGCGCTCGATATGAAGCTGTTAAAAAAATCCACAATAAATGTTTGGCTTGACTGATGCACGGATCAATTTTCATTCTGCACCATCAGTTCCAACTCATGCTGAAAATTGACTTTCTTCTTAACGTTGAACGGCATTTTCTCAATCGCTGCTGACTTGAGCGCAATCGCATCCTTTGTTTTACCTTCTTTGTAAAGCAAATCGGCTTTCAGGTTATCCACCCAGTATTGGCCGGGAATCAATTCGTAACAGTAATCAATCCACTTGTTCAGCGTTTTCGTTTCTTGATTACCCTCCATCACGGCTAAATAATTTTGGCCCACTTCTGTTATTGCATCCACCCGCGCGCCAGCCGTCATGCCTTCTTTATATCTTTCCAGCATCAAGTCGGTATAGGCGTCTTTTCCTGCGACTTTTCCTTTGGAGTATGATTTATAAAGCTCTGCATCGCTCTCGTGAATCTCCTTAACTGATTCCAAATTCATTAAACTATCCACATAGTTTTCCGCTAATTGCTTAAACGTATCGTAATCCTTTAAAAAGCGATAGTAGTCCATCTGAAAGGTTTGCAGGTTTTCGTTTGCTCTCGGCTTGATTCCATATTGCTGATAGCGATCAATCAATACTTGCATTAAGGAAGCACTTCCGCTTCTCTCTGCCTTTTTCAATGTACGTGCAAACATGCCTTGGCGAAAACGCTCAACATTAATCCTTTGGTTACCCGACACCAGGGTCAAGTAATGTTCATAGTTGGCATTGAAGATCTCCTCCGCCTTTGTTCCACAATACATGTTCTCCCGATTCTTCATCAAAAACTGCAGCATCTCTTCACTCGATTCATCAAATTCGGTTTGCACTTTCAGCCAGGCATCAATGCCCTCTGAAGCATCCGACCCAAACTCATCCATCTTCTGAAGATACAGTTTGAGGAAAGCCTCGTCATCCTGTTTGTTCGGATACATAGTTTGCAGCTTTTCCCAACTGTATTTAGCAGTTGCAGCATTCAAAGCTTCTTTTCCAAAGCCAATCATGTCGTAGCCTTTTGTTACGCCCACGCCCATGTGGACAATATCGCCATCACCGTTAACAAACAGCATCGTCGGGTAAGCAGTGACCTTGTAACGTGCGGCTGCCTCTTTGCCTTCTTTCTCTGCATCCAATTTCAGGCTGATAAAGTTCTGATTATAGAAATCACCATTGGCCTGCTCTTTAAACGGCCCAGCCGCCAGCTTTTTACATGGTCCGCACCATTCGGTGTAAAAGTCGATAAATATAAGTTTGTCCTGCTCTTTGGCTTGATCAAGTGCCACTTCGAAATCGATGTGCTTAAAATCGATTCCCTGTGCCAATGCTTGTCCGGCAAACAACACCCCAAAAAGCAAAACGGCTACTAGCTTATTTCTTGTTTTAATCATCGTTGAGTTCTTTGTGTGCAAATTAGCTCAGGTTAATTTCCTTGCCTTCCTTCATCAAATCGAGGTCGGCTTTAATTGAAACACCGCGTTTCATATCTTCTTTTTGCGCGATTTCGTATGCTTCTTCTGCAATTTTAATCGCCTGTTCCTGGTCGCCACCAAACTTGTACAGAATGTTGGCATACTGGCTCATCACCGTTGCATCGCCCGGAATCATGTCGTAAGCTGCCTTCATCCAACGAACCACATCGGCCTTGTCCTGCTCGGTTGTTACAAATTTTGAATACGCGAATACCATGCTGTAAATCTGTGTACTATTACGAATCGCATATGGATGGGAATAGAGTGCACGGCTATCGCCTTCCGCCCGGAGGCGCAGGTTTTCTTCGTAATCTGCACGCAATTTTGCCACATCCAAAGATTGAATATAGGCTTCGTTGTCGTCGTGCACCAAGGCTTTGTATTTTTCGCCCTGTTCCGATTTTTCGTAGTAGAAAATGTACAGGCGTTTACGCTGGGCTTCATCCACACTGGCTCCCGCTTCGCTTGCACGAGTCAAAACATATTCAAGGATGGTGGTATCGCGTTTTAAAATGGCGTAATCAGTTGTGCTTTCAACCATACTGCGAGGCAACTTCTGGAAGATCTCACGGATATCTTTGCGCACCCACAGCTTCCAGGCGTCCGAGCCATTGTTGCGTTGAATAATCTCGTCAGCTTTACCACCAAAAATCAGTTCCCCGCTGTGGTCGGCCAGGAACGTCACCATTTCCTTGCTTGCTTCCGGCATTGTTGTTTGAATGTCGAGGTAATGTTCCACGATATCGGTGTAACCGGTCGACTTCGCTTCTTTCAGCTTATCCAAATACATGCGCACGAATTGCTCGTTATCCTTTTCCTGAGAGTAGCGCTCGGCCAAACGTCCCGCGCTATTGGGATCCTTGCCGTAAGCCACTGCCAATGCTACTTCTTTCATAAATTTTTCAGTTGGCATCGATGCTTCGAATCGATAAACGACCACGCCATCTCCATCCAGAAAAACGTAACCCGGCAAACCTGAAATTCCATATTTGCGTTTGATTTCAGGCCCTTCTCCGCGCTCCACATCAACTTTCAAGGCAACAAAATTCTCATCGAAGTATTTTCCGACCGTATCTTCCAGGAAAACCGTTTTTGCCATGTGCTTGCAGGGTCCACACCAAACAGCGTAACCATCAATAAAGACCAGTTTGCTTTCGGCCTTTGCTTTAGCCAGTGCTTGTTCCAAAGTACCGTGTTCGAAAGTAATTCCCTGGGCCAGAAGAAGCATCGGTGCAGCCAGAAGAAGAATAAGTGAATATATTTTTTTCATTTTTTCTGTATTTATCGTGCGGTTAACGTTTTTCATTACTAGTTCTCGGTATTTTCCTTCTTACGAATCACATCCGCTCTAAGCTTTTGCAGATCCGAATTGCCCGGCATCAATTGATCGCCGTATTCAATCCAGCTAAGTACTTGCTTATATTCTTTCTTGTTCTCCGTGAATTTCAAAAATTTAGAACCGATTTTTACAATGGCGTCTTTTTGCGCAGTCGCTTCAACTCCCTCAGCCATTTTTTCCAAAGTCAGGTTTCCCATAATGCTGGGCGCATATTTTGTCGCTTTATAATCGTCGTAAGCCGCTTGATCTTCAGTACGAATTTGCTCCAACGTCTTAGCTCCCATCATGCTATCCATATAAGCCGTAGCCAATTGCTTGTAAGCTTCGCCATCATTTGCCAGAAAACAGTAGTTCAGCTCATAGCCTTTCAGTTCATCAGCTTTCTCCGCACTGCCCGGTAGTTCCTTCCAGCTTGTTATAAAGGCACGCATAAGTCTGGCATCACGGGTTTTATACGCGAGTTGCCGGGTATTGTAAACCATAGTTGCCTGAAGACTTTCCAGGGTCTTTTCTTCAGCACGTGTGGCAATATCAAAATATTCGTTGTAGTTCGTTTTCAGGATTTCCTCAGCTTTGCCATCAATCAACAGGAACTTCCGGTGATCGAACAGGTATTCCATCATATCCACATCGTTCTCTTTAATCTCGGTTTGAACCTTCAGCCAGGCTTCAATGGCATCGTAGGGTTCTTCCCGGTACTCGATCATCTTCGCGATGTATAATTTTAAAAACCGCTCGTCATTTTTCTTACCTTCATATTCAGCCTTCAGATCGGCCATGCTATAACCGTTACTTACAGCAGCAATGGCTTCTTTGCCCATGGTAATGGCATCCGGGATATCTCTGTATCCAACTTTCTTGTACACCATTTCGCCCTTACCGTTAATAAATACAGTGGTTGGATAAGCGTTTACGCCATATTTACGAGCCGCTTCCTTTCCTTCCTTTTCGGCATCCAACTGAATATTGATAAACTCCCGGTTATAGAGATTTCCTACTCGTTCGTTCGGAAAAACATTGTTAGCCATCATTTTACATGGGCCACACCATTCCGTATAAAAATCGATAAAAACCAATTTGTTTTCCTGCTGTGCCTGGGTTAACGCTTCCTCAAATGTGATCTGTTTAAAATCAATTCCTTCTGCAAATAACTGTCCCCCAAAAAACATGGCAAGAACGACTAGAATTGTCTTCAATTTGTTCATGAAACTATTTTTTAATTGCGATTAAGTTTTTCTAATTGAACGGTAATCAGTCTTTTCTACGACTTATTTACTATTAAGACCGAAAAACGGGGACCGAGAGTGACAACAGTATCAAAAAAAAAGTCAGTTCATAACTAAATGAACTGACTTCCGTCTCAATATTTTACTTTCTGTAAATTACGGGATTATCTTTCAGGCCAAAATGTTGTTCGAAAACAATGTTCTAAATCAATCATTTGATACAAACAAGATTCGAATTCCTTCTTTGACAGTTTCTTAATCATAGCGTCCAGTTCAGCCGGAGAATAAAGCTTGCCGTATTTGAAATAACTTTTCAGCCAGGCGTCCGAGATTCGATCATCTTCATAAAAGCTCATGACATACAAACTGCGCAACATCGCCCTGACTTTCGCGACATCAGTATCCGTCAACTCCTCCTTGCTTAGCGGTTTCAAAAGTTCATTCGCCATAATTTCATACGAGCGTTCGGCATTGGCCGTATCGGTCATATAGGCGAGGCGCAACATGCGTGAATTAACCGGATCAACCGAAATAGCCGAGCGTTTGCCAGTGGCGTAGACCATGCCGTATTTCTCGCGCAAAATCTTGACCATCCGCAGGTGTGCATGCTCCAAAGCCCCCTGCAGAACCAGTTCATCGCGCATCGTCAATTGGCGTGACGATGTTTTGTTGAACGCGTAAACAACCTTGGCCAAATCACGTTTCCAGCTTTCAATTTGGATTCCCGCCGAATCAACTGCAGCCGTGGTCGCTTCTTCTGCCATCGGCAACGGCGGGGTTGAAGCAACAAGGCTTCCGATATATTTCGAAACCAGCTCTTCCATATTTTCGGGCAAATCGCCTTCGATATAA harbors:
- a CDS encoding AraC family transcriptional regulator, which gives rise to MKKQDGFPGQQSYVIPERIVDQLKISPLCNDIYLTDIGYYPEARHHFRERPTGSDQTILIYNVEGTGNIIVGNQKMQLPADHFFIIPEGVPHAYSADANNPWSIYWIHFAGPKARHLGKPGLQAIPVPRSSNSRTSERLELFNELFYILERGHSFENLEYISQSLPRLIASFTYLTQFRSINEQFSKDPVSQSINFMLENINRKFKLDELASAVKLSASHYSRLFLYRTGHSPIDYFIQLKIQRACRLLDSDDRSIADIARDIGFDDQFYFSRQFKKVMGLSPREYRKR
- a CDS encoding helix-turn-helix domain-containing protein codes for the protein MKNTDTTLLTVEAVADKLSLTNKTVRKHIRSGKIPAQKHGKRWYISTSDFYRIFAEYMTT
- the ppgK gene encoding polyphosphate--glucose phosphotransferase, yielding MDVLGIDFGGSGIKGAIVDSTTGELRTERHRIETPQPAKPDAVLEVINEIISHFNWKGKVGIGIPGVVKNGVVLTAANIHKEWVGYPINKVFSEQTGCEVVGINDADAAGIAEIHFGAGSDEKGMVFLLTVGTGIGTVIFINKQLVPNLELGHLEFKSKTIETYTADSVRKEKELTWPEWGKRFNKSLAYYEKMFNPNLFIVGGGVSKKMDKFEEEITIETPVVPAQMENNAGIIGAAVHLAHL
- a CDS encoding M16 family metallopeptidase, with amino-acid sequence MRKLFLLLMGVVLIGTLSFGQQFTDLSQEVPFDSSIRKGVLPNGLTYYIKHNENPKGAASFYIYQNVGASLETDEQDGLAHFLEHMAFNGTTTFPGKSMLDMLEKNGVKFGRDVNAYTTRNETVYNMSRVPTANEGLVDSCLLILRDWCDELSLDEAEIDAERGVISEEWRTRRNASFRVQAKTAPIIFNNTIYAERDAIGELDVIKNFDPKELRSFYHNWYRTDLQAVAIVGDIDVDTIEAKVKELFSAIPAIENPMARTVVAIPDNNEPMYVQVMDPDYKNVSVDLKIRYKKRNNNSFADLRENYLNSFFNSLLSSRIKELVQESTQPFKRGSVGLGSLERGYGTFDVFASCEPGKEQAAFEAVYTELERVLRFGFTDTELERLKTNMLVSVENSYQKRDLIGAEAYCKAIKTAYLEQVSIPDAEFKYQFAKEIIPGITAEEVSAVAKKYLTDVNRSYVITGPEREPGTVFISPKEIEAIIARVQSSDLAPYIDNAPVSTELLSSLPEAGEIVSEKKIEEFDATEWTLSNGAKVVYKFDDYVKEAVVLSGQSSGGRSLYGVEDIPSFNAAADFVSGFGIGEFDPIQFKKVTTGKTASCGFDIGSYSESISGSTKVADLETMLQLVYMRFEEPRFDKDNFDRLMEINYRNAENEVKTAKSIMRDTLSSILSNGNPRSLKFSKEYLDQINFDRMKEIYQERFDNAGDFTFFIVGDVSEEELKPLVEQYLGSIRSTGKTEKWVDTGDYYPTGKHEYRIELPMPDPKATVVLKFRNDYDYSREAVVYQSILGSILNLRYTENIREKEGGTYGVSVKPSFTRIPDVKYGLSIQFDCDPTKADYLKELVYKELKVVQKNVQQADLDKVVLNMKKNLEQQVENNGYWMSVLQTYYATSENKLDPAYYETIIENVTTKDIAKAAKKFLKNADVLDVVFLSEDKI
- a CDS encoding thioredoxin family protein, whose protein sequence is MIKTRNKLVAVLLFGVLFAGQALAQGIDFKHIDFEVALDQAKEQDKLIFIDFYTEWCGPCKKLAAGPFKEQANGDFYNQNFISLKLDAEKEGKEAAARYKVTAYPTMLFVNGDGDIVHMGVGVTKGYDMIGFGKEALNAATAKYSWEKLQTMYPNKQDDEAFLKLYLQKMDEFGSDASEGIDAWLKVQTEFDESSEEMLQFLMKNRENMYCGTKAEEIFNANYEHYLTLVSGNQRINVERFRQGMFARTLKKAERSGSASLMQVLIDRYQQYGIKPRANENLQTFQMDYYRFLKDYDTFKQLAENYVDSLMNLESVKEIHESDAELYKSYSKGKVAGKDAYTDLMLERYKEGMTAGARVDAITEVGQNYLAVMEGNQETKTLNKWIDYCYELIPGQYWVDNLKADLLYKEGKTKDAIALKSAAIEKMPFNVKKKVNFQHELELMVQNEN
- a CDS encoding thioredoxin family protein; protein product: MKKIYSLILLLAAPMLLLAQGITFEHGTLEQALAKAKAESKLVFIDGYAVWCGPCKHMAKTVFLEDTVGKYFDENFVALKVDVERGEGPEIKRKYGISGLPGYVFLDGDGVVVYRFEASMPTEKFMKEVALAVAYGKDPNSAGRLAERYSQEKDNEQFVRMYLDKLKEAKSTGYTDIVEHYLDIQTTMPEASKEMVTFLADHSGELIFGGKADEIIQRNNGSDAWKLWVRKDIREIFQKLPRSMVESTTDYAILKRDTTILEYVLTRASEAGASVDEAQRKRLYIFYYEKSEQGEKYKALVHDDNEAYIQSLDVAKLRADYEENLRLRAEGDSRALYSHPYAIRNSTQIYSMVFAYSKFVTTEQDKADVVRWMKAAYDMIPGDATVMSQYANILYKFGGDQEQAIKIAEEAYEIAQKEDMKRGVSIKADLDLMKEGKEINLS
- a CDS encoding thioredoxin family protein; amino-acid sequence: MNKLKTILVVLAMFFGGQLFAEGIDFKQITFEEALTQAQQENKLVFIDFYTEWCGPCKMMANNVFPNERVGNLYNREFINIQLDAEKEGKEAARKYGVNAYPTTVFINGKGEMVYKKVGYRDIPDAITMGKEAIAAVSNGYSMADLKAEYEGKKNDERFLKLYIAKMIEYREEPYDAIEAWLKVQTEIKENDVDMMEYLFDHRKFLLIDGKAEEILKTNYNEYFDIATRAEEKTLESLQATMVYNTRQLAYKTRDARLMRAFITSWKELPGSAEKADELKGYELNYCFLANDGEAYKQLATAYMDSMMGAKTLEQIRTEDQAAYDDYKATKYAPSIMGNLTLEKMAEGVEATAQKDAIVKIGSKFLKFTENKKEYKQVLSWIEYGDQLMPGNSDLQKLRADVIRKKENTEN